In one window of Eubalaena glacialis isolate mEubGla1 chromosome 13, mEubGla1.1.hap2.+ XY, whole genome shotgun sequence DNA:
- the CHTF18 gene encoding chromosome transmission fidelity protein 18 homolog isoform X2: MLLPGPGSCPRVSLPRGPAAPEPPLEPQRCASPGPARALSPAHVPPTARTGGRADQWRAPGSRRSSSNVRTRPRPACARSHAHAPPLPLTNGERPGTPAVDWRRRVALGWSCAREVRSRRRAAMEDYERELYGVEDDFHSQFAAELEVLAELEGTTAMSPSRDPWPTVGRPRLTFEETIAGGNAATHCSPAGPPRNSKGGARKRQLAADIHGDRPLPPTPKVKRSRLEAARRLNFRSDEMEEPLPPDSPTQDITPPTSPEVPAELWGKGPLDTGADVGLTRASPAARNPVLRRPPVLEDYINVTSTGGDRAFLVLRADPVGTGVQSPLLDIRWRGRGQLDLLGVSFASLKEKIDSERRQRLLEEAQRLSDTLCSLRSEEVEEGPQPLGAPEEEPADSQDASQHCLWVDEFAPQRYTELLSDDFTNRCLLKWLKLWDLVVFGRERPTRKPRPSVELARGGKEATASSKWKSHGQVLEEMLEAELDPSGRPRQKVALLCGPPGLGKTTLAHVIARHAGYSVVEMNASDDRSPEAFRTRIEAATQMESVLGTGGRPNCLVIDEIDGAPTAAINVLLSVLDRQGPQEAEPGGPAVPTGGGRRRRAEGGILMRPIICICNDQFAPSLRQLKQQALLLHFPPTLPSRLTQRLQEISLRRGMRADPGALAALCEKTDNDIRACINALQFLHGRGQRELSVQAVQTTRIGLKDQRKGLFSVWQEVFQLPQAQRRRVGQDPTLPTHTLLLGDGHMGSGPLAAKVPLTAASQRFYHILHVAASAGEHEKVVQGLFDNFLRLRLRDSSLAAVCIALDWLAFDDLLGRAAHHGQSFQLLRYLPFLPPAFHLLFASSHVPRITFPSSQQEAQNRMSRTHNLIQTLVSGITPATRSRAAPQALILDTLCLLLDILAPKLRPVSTQLYSAREKQQLASLVGTMLAYSLTYCQERTPDGQYVYRLEPNVEDVCRFPELPTRKPLTYQAKQLIAREIEVEKMRRVEALARARVGPQVDGGPLGGTGEKGAQPSSPCSHEQRLECILKRAALEEQSTQPLRLTRLSSAWAPRWAGATSGSASRRASPTPCGAACTSETCCSLGHAKPPGSMLPPWAVLDTLTHT, from the exons ATGCTGCTGCCCGGCCCTGGCTCCTGCCCTCGCGTCTCCCTGCCTCGTGGCCCAGCGGCCCCGGAGCCGCCACTCGAACCACAGAGGTGCGCCTCACCCGGTCCGGCCCGGGCGCTCAGTCCCGCCCACGTCCCGCCCACGGCGCGGACGGGCGGCCGTGCTGACCAATGGAGAGCGCCCGGGTCCCGCCGCTCCAGCTCCAACGTACGGACTCGGCCCCGCCCAGCCTGCGCGCGCAGCCACGCCCACGCCCCGCCCCTCCCGCTGACCAATGGCGAGCGCCCGGGTACGCCGGCCGTTGATTGGCGGCGTCGGGTCGCTTTGGGCTGGAGCTGCGCGCGGGAGGTTCGTAGCCGGCGGCGGGCGGCCATGGAGGACTACGAGCGGGAGCTGTACGGCGTCGAGGACGACTTCCACAGCCAGTTCGCGGCCGAGCTCGAGGTGCTGGCCGAGCTGGAAG GGACAACCGCCATGTCACCTTCCAGGGACCCCTGGCCCACCGTGGGCCGGCCCCGCCTGACCTTCGAGGAGACCATTGCTGGAGGGAACGCTGCCACTCACTGCTCTCCAGCCGGACCTCCAAGGAACAGCAAGGGCGGTGCCAGGAAGAGGCAGCTGGCCGCTGACATCCACGGGGACAGACCCCTGCCCCCTA CCCCCAAAGTCAAACGGTCCAGGCTGGAAGCTGCCAGGAGACTGAACTTCAGGTCCGATGAGATGGAAGAGCCGCTGCCTCCTGATTCCCCCACTCAGGACATCACCCCCCCAACGAGTCCTGAGGTCCCTGCTGAGCTGTGGGGCAAGGG GCCCTTGGACACCGGAGCTGATGTGGGTCTCACTAGGGCCTCGCCAGCCGCCCGCAATCCTGTCCTGAGGCGGCCCCCTGTCTTGGAGGACTACATCAATGTGACCTCCACGGGCGGCGACCGGGCCTTTCTGGTGCTTCGGGCTGACCCAGTGGGCACTGGGGTCCAG AGCCCTCTTCTTGATATCCGGTGGCGTGGCCGTGGCCAGCTGGACCTGCTGGGCGTGTCCTTTGCCTCCCTGAAGGAGAAGATTGACAGCGAG CGGCGGCAGCGACTGCTGGAAGAGGCCCAGCGGCTCTCGGACACACTGTGCAG TCTTAGGTCagaggaagtggaggaggggCCCCAGCCCTTGGGGGCCCCTGAGGAGGAGCCGGCTGACAGCCAAGATGCTTCCCAGCATTGCCTCTGGGTGGATGAGTTCGCACCCCAACGCTATACGGAGCTGCTCAGTGACGAT TTCACCAACCGCTGCCTCCTCAAGTGGCTGAAGCTGTGGGACTTGGTGGTGTTTGGCCGAGAGCGACCCACCCGGAAGCCCAGACCCAGTGTGGAACTGGCCCGTGGTGGCAAGGAGGCCACAGCCTCCAGCAAGTGGAAAAGCCACGGACAGGTGCTAGAGGAGATGCTGGAGGCTGAGCTGGATCCAAGCGGGCGGCCCCGGCAGAAG GTGGCGCTGCTGTGTGGGCCCCCAGGGCTGGGCAAGACCACTCTGGCCCACGTGATTGCGCGGCATGCCGGGTACTCTGTGGTGGAGATGAACGCGAG TGATGACCGCAGCCCTGAGGCCTTCCGAACGCGCATCGAGGCAGCCACGCAGATGGAGTCGGTGTTGGGCACTGGTGGGAGGCCCAACTGCTTGGTTATCGATGAGATCGACGGGGCCCCCACG GCCGCCATCAATGTTCTTCTGAGCGTCTTGGACCGCCAGGGCCCACAGGAGGCAGAGCCAGGGGGCCCCGCTGTGCCCACGGGCGGGGGGCGGCGGCGCCGGGCGGAAGGGGGGATCCTGATGAGGCCCATCATCTGCATCTGCAATGACCA GTTCGCGCCCTCCCTTCGGCAGCTGAAGCAGCAGGCGCTCCTGCTCCACTTTCCGCCCACGCTGCCCTCCAGGCTCACGCAGCGGCTCCAGGAG ATCTCCCTGCGGCGGGGCATGCGGGCTGACCCTGGCGCGCTGGCGGCCCTCTGCGAGAAGACAGACAACGACATCCGCGCCTGCATCAATGCCCTGCAG tTCCTGCATGGGCGGGGCCAGCGGGAGCTGAGCGTTCAGGCCGTGCAGACCACACGCATTGGCCTCAAGGACCAGCGCAAGGGGCTCTTCTCCGTGTGGCAGGAGGTCTTCCAGCTGCCCCAGGCCCAGAG GCGCCGCGTGGGTCAGGACCCGACTCTGCCCACCCACACACTCCTGCTCGGTGATGGGCACATGGGCTCAGGGCCCCTCGCTGCCAAGGTGCCCCTGACCGCGGCCTCTCAGCGGTTCTACCACATCTTGCATGTGGCTGCTTCTGCGGGTGAGCACGAAAAGGTGGTCCAG GGCCTGTTCGACAACTTCTTGCGTCTGAGGCTGCGGGACTCCAGCTTGGCGGCCGTGTGCATAGCCCTTGACTGGCTGGCCTTTGACGACCTGCTGGGCCGGGCCGCCCACCACGGCCAGAGCTTCCAGCTACTGCGCTACCTGCCCTTCCTGCCCCCGGCCTTCCACCTGCTCTTTGCCTCCAGCCACGTGCCGAGGATCACCTTTCCCAGCAGCCAGCAGGAG GCCCAGAATCGGATGAGCCGGACACACAACCTGATCCAGACGCTGGTGTCGGGCATCACGCCAGCCACCCGCAGCCGGGCTGCACCGCAGGCGCTCATCCTGGACACCCTCTGCCTGCTCCTGGACATCCTCGCACCCAAGCTGCGCCCC GTGAGCACACAGCTGTACAGCGCCCGAGAGAAACAGCAGCTGGCCAGCCTCGTGGGCACCATGCTCGCCTATAGCCTCACTTACTGCCAGGAGCGCACGCCCGATGGGCAGTATGTCTACAGGCTGGAGCC GAACGTGGAGGATGTCTGCCGCTTTCCCGAGCTGCCCACCCGCAAGCCCCTCACCTACCAGGCCAAGCAGCTCATTGCCCGCGAGATTGAAGTGGAGAAGATGCGGCGGGTGGAGGCCTTGGCCCGGGCTAGGGTTGGCCCCCAG GTGGACGGGGGTCCCCTGGGGGGCACTGGGGAGAAAGGGGCGCAGCCATCTTCCCCGTGCAGCCACGAGCAGCGGCTGGAGTGCATCCTGAAGAGAGCTGCCCTGGAGGAGCAG AGCACGCAGCCCCTGAGACTGACACGGCTGAGCAGCGCATGGGCACCGCGGTGGGCAGGAGCGACGTCTGGTTCCGCTTCAAGGAGGGCGTCTCCAACGCCGTGCGGCGCAGCCTGTACATCAGAGACCTGCTGTAGCCTGGGCCACGCCAAGCCCCCAGGATCCATGCTGCCACCCTGGGCTGTGCTAGATACTCTGACCCACACTTGA
- the CHTF18 gene encoding chromosome transmission fidelity protein 18 homolog isoform X4, producing MLLPGPGSCPRVSLPRGPAAPEPPLEPQRCASPGPARALSPAHVPPTARTGGRADQWRAPGSRRSSSNVRTRPRPACARSHAHAPPLPLTNGERPGTPAVDWRRRVALGWSCAREVRSRRRAAMEDYERELYGVEDDFHSQFAAELEVLAELEGTTAMSPSRDPWPTVGRPRLTFEETIAGGNAATHCSPAGPPRNSKGGARKRQLAADIHGDRPLPPTPKVKRSRLEAARRLNFRSDEMEEPLPPDSPTQDITPPTSPEVPAELWGKGASPAARNPVLRRPPVLEDYINVTSTGGDRAFLVLRADPVGTGVQSPLLDIRWRGRGQLDLLGVSFASLKEKIDSERRQRLLEEAQRLSDTLCSLRSEEVEEGPQPLGAPEEEPADSQDASQHCLWVDEFAPQRYTELLSDDFTNRCLLKWLKLWDLVVFGRERPTRKPRPSVELARGGKEATASSKWKSHGQVLEEMLEAELDPSGRPRQKVALLCGPPGLGKTTLAHVIARHAGYSVVEMNASDDRSPEAFRTRIEAATQMESVLGTGGRPNCLVIDEIDGAPTAAINVLLSVLDRQGPQEAEPGGPAVPTGGGRRRRAEGGILMRPIICICNDQFAPSLRQLKQQALLLHFPPTLPSRLTQRLQEISLRRGMRADPGALAALCEKTDNDIRACINALQFLHGRGQRELSVQAVQTTRIGLKDQRKGLFSVWQEVFQLPQAQRRRVGQDPTLPTHTLLLGDGHMGSGPLAAKVPLTAASQRFYHILHVAASAGEHEKVVQGLFDNFLRLRLRDSSLAAVCIALDWLAFDDLLGRAAHHGQSFQLLRYLPFLPPAFHLLFASSHVPRITFPSSQQEAQNRMSRTHNLIQTLVSGITPATRSRAAPQALILDTLCLLLDILAPKLRPVSTQLYSAREKQQLASLVGTMLAYSLTYCQERTPDGQYVYRLEPNVEDVCRFPELPTRKPLTYQAKQLIAREIEVEKMRRVEALARARVGPQVDGGPLGGTGEKGAQPSSPCSHEQRLECILKRAALEEQSTQPLRLTRLSSAWAPRWAGATSGSASRRASPTPCGAACTSETCCSLGHAKPPGSMLPPWAVLDTLTHT from the exons ATGCTGCTGCCCGGCCCTGGCTCCTGCCCTCGCGTCTCCCTGCCTCGTGGCCCAGCGGCCCCGGAGCCGCCACTCGAACCACAGAGGTGCGCCTCACCCGGTCCGGCCCGGGCGCTCAGTCCCGCCCACGTCCCGCCCACGGCGCGGACGGGCGGCCGTGCTGACCAATGGAGAGCGCCCGGGTCCCGCCGCTCCAGCTCCAACGTACGGACTCGGCCCCGCCCAGCCTGCGCGCGCAGCCACGCCCACGCCCCGCCCCTCCCGCTGACCAATGGCGAGCGCCCGGGTACGCCGGCCGTTGATTGGCGGCGTCGGGTCGCTTTGGGCTGGAGCTGCGCGCGGGAGGTTCGTAGCCGGCGGCGGGCGGCCATGGAGGACTACGAGCGGGAGCTGTACGGCGTCGAGGACGACTTCCACAGCCAGTTCGCGGCCGAGCTCGAGGTGCTGGCCGAGCTGGAAG GGACAACCGCCATGTCACCTTCCAGGGACCCCTGGCCCACCGTGGGCCGGCCCCGCCTGACCTTCGAGGAGACCATTGCTGGAGGGAACGCTGCCACTCACTGCTCTCCAGCCGGACCTCCAAGGAACAGCAAGGGCGGTGCCAGGAAGAGGCAGCTGGCCGCTGACATCCACGGGGACAGACCCCTGCCCCCTA CCCCCAAAGTCAAACGGTCCAGGCTGGAAGCTGCCAGGAGACTGAACTTCAGGTCCGATGAGATGGAAGAGCCGCTGCCTCCTGATTCCCCCACTCAGGACATCACCCCCCCAACGAGTCCTGAGGTCCCTGCTGAGCTGTGGGGCAAGGG GGCCTCGCCAGCCGCCCGCAATCCTGTCCTGAGGCGGCCCCCTGTCTTGGAGGACTACATCAATGTGACCTCCACGGGCGGCGACCGGGCCTTTCTGGTGCTTCGGGCTGACCCAGTGGGCACTGGGGTCCAG AGCCCTCTTCTTGATATCCGGTGGCGTGGCCGTGGCCAGCTGGACCTGCTGGGCGTGTCCTTTGCCTCCCTGAAGGAGAAGATTGACAGCGAG CGGCGGCAGCGACTGCTGGAAGAGGCCCAGCGGCTCTCGGACACACTGTGCAG TCTTAGGTCagaggaagtggaggaggggCCCCAGCCCTTGGGGGCCCCTGAGGAGGAGCCGGCTGACAGCCAAGATGCTTCCCAGCATTGCCTCTGGGTGGATGAGTTCGCACCCCAACGCTATACGGAGCTGCTCAGTGACGAT TTCACCAACCGCTGCCTCCTCAAGTGGCTGAAGCTGTGGGACTTGGTGGTGTTTGGCCGAGAGCGACCCACCCGGAAGCCCAGACCCAGTGTGGAACTGGCCCGTGGTGGCAAGGAGGCCACAGCCTCCAGCAAGTGGAAAAGCCACGGACAGGTGCTAGAGGAGATGCTGGAGGCTGAGCTGGATCCAAGCGGGCGGCCCCGGCAGAAG GTGGCGCTGCTGTGTGGGCCCCCAGGGCTGGGCAAGACCACTCTGGCCCACGTGATTGCGCGGCATGCCGGGTACTCTGTGGTGGAGATGAACGCGAG TGATGACCGCAGCCCTGAGGCCTTCCGAACGCGCATCGAGGCAGCCACGCAGATGGAGTCGGTGTTGGGCACTGGTGGGAGGCCCAACTGCTTGGTTATCGATGAGATCGACGGGGCCCCCACG GCCGCCATCAATGTTCTTCTGAGCGTCTTGGACCGCCAGGGCCCACAGGAGGCAGAGCCAGGGGGCCCCGCTGTGCCCACGGGCGGGGGGCGGCGGCGCCGGGCGGAAGGGGGGATCCTGATGAGGCCCATCATCTGCATCTGCAATGACCA GTTCGCGCCCTCCCTTCGGCAGCTGAAGCAGCAGGCGCTCCTGCTCCACTTTCCGCCCACGCTGCCCTCCAGGCTCACGCAGCGGCTCCAGGAG ATCTCCCTGCGGCGGGGCATGCGGGCTGACCCTGGCGCGCTGGCGGCCCTCTGCGAGAAGACAGACAACGACATCCGCGCCTGCATCAATGCCCTGCAG tTCCTGCATGGGCGGGGCCAGCGGGAGCTGAGCGTTCAGGCCGTGCAGACCACACGCATTGGCCTCAAGGACCAGCGCAAGGGGCTCTTCTCCGTGTGGCAGGAGGTCTTCCAGCTGCCCCAGGCCCAGAG GCGCCGCGTGGGTCAGGACCCGACTCTGCCCACCCACACACTCCTGCTCGGTGATGGGCACATGGGCTCAGGGCCCCTCGCTGCCAAGGTGCCCCTGACCGCGGCCTCTCAGCGGTTCTACCACATCTTGCATGTGGCTGCTTCTGCGGGTGAGCACGAAAAGGTGGTCCAG GGCCTGTTCGACAACTTCTTGCGTCTGAGGCTGCGGGACTCCAGCTTGGCGGCCGTGTGCATAGCCCTTGACTGGCTGGCCTTTGACGACCTGCTGGGCCGGGCCGCCCACCACGGCCAGAGCTTCCAGCTACTGCGCTACCTGCCCTTCCTGCCCCCGGCCTTCCACCTGCTCTTTGCCTCCAGCCACGTGCCGAGGATCACCTTTCCCAGCAGCCAGCAGGAG GCCCAGAATCGGATGAGCCGGACACACAACCTGATCCAGACGCTGGTGTCGGGCATCACGCCAGCCACCCGCAGCCGGGCTGCACCGCAGGCGCTCATCCTGGACACCCTCTGCCTGCTCCTGGACATCCTCGCACCCAAGCTGCGCCCC GTGAGCACACAGCTGTACAGCGCCCGAGAGAAACAGCAGCTGGCCAGCCTCGTGGGCACCATGCTCGCCTATAGCCTCACTTACTGCCAGGAGCGCACGCCCGATGGGCAGTATGTCTACAGGCTGGAGCC GAACGTGGAGGATGTCTGCCGCTTTCCCGAGCTGCCCACCCGCAAGCCCCTCACCTACCAGGCCAAGCAGCTCATTGCCCGCGAGATTGAAGTGGAGAAGATGCGGCGGGTGGAGGCCTTGGCCCGGGCTAGGGTTGGCCCCCAG GTGGACGGGGGTCCCCTGGGGGGCACTGGGGAGAAAGGGGCGCAGCCATCTTCCCCGTGCAGCCACGAGCAGCGGCTGGAGTGCATCCTGAAGAGAGCTGCCCTGGAGGAGCAG AGCACGCAGCCCCTGAGACTGACACGGCTGAGCAGCGCATGGGCACCGCGGTGGGCAGGAGCGACGTCTGGTTCCGCTTCAAGGAGGGCGTCTCCAACGCCGTGCGGCGCAGCCTGTACATCAGAGACCTGCTGTAGCCTGGGCCACGCCAAGCCCCCAGGATCCATGCTGCCACCCTGGGCTGTGCTAGATACTCTGACCCACACTTGA